Proteins from one Natrinema versiforme genomic window:
- a CDS encoding tripartite tricarboxylate transporter TctB family protein translates to MSIEHNTSGVFHRLKDNIDVLIVLLFFIYLGTIVVGYPQTARVFPLIFIAIGVLALTIELVTNVFLPKPYRDSVQQYTQGLSGNVESSFTESYDDNNDNRNELADLPGITLNNTYRIALISLLIIGYGISTYLIGFLPTIPLFTFSAIYLIGSKSLTRAILMTIILMVFIYILFGELMNVPIFEAQLRWF, encoded by the coding sequence ATGTCCATAGAACATAATACGTCAGGAGTATTCCACAGGTTGAAAGATAATATTGATGTCTTGATAGTTTTACTTTTTTTCATTTATCTGGGGACTATTGTAGTGGGATACCCTCAGACAGCTAGAGTTTTCCCATTAATATTTATCGCCATAGGAGTATTAGCTTTAACAATTGAGTTAGTGACGAATGTTTTTCTGCCTAAACCGTATAGAGATTCTGTCCAACAATATACACAAGGATTATCAGGTAATGTAGAAAGTTCCTTTACTGAATCATATGATGATAATAATGATAATAGGAACGAATTAGCTGACTTGCCAGGCATTACATTGAATAATACCTACCGAATTGCGCTCATATCTCTTCTAATCATTGGGTACGGTATTTCAACCTACCTAATTGGATTTTTACCCACGATACCTCTATTCACATTTTCTGCAATTTATTTGATTGGATCAAAAAGTCTAACAAGAGCAATTTTAATGACTATTATACTGATGGTGTTTATCTACATTCTTTTCGGGGAATTAATGAATGTACCAATCTTTGAAGCACAGTTGAGGTGGTTCTAA
- a CDS encoding ammonium transporter produces MLAVPLQADPEIVAEGVNLVWVLVATFLVFFMHAGFGMLESGQVRSKNVANQLTKNVLTWGVGVIAYFFVGAGVSAAVAALTTGGGIDGAFSYINGGSTVWANWLFGAAFSMVAASIVSGAVAERAQLGGYLVFTVFVGALIYPVATGLTWGGGFLAELGFQDFAGAAIVHMTGGVCGLTAAYVIGPRVDKFDENGTANVIPGHSLPYAILGTLILAFGWYGFNVGTAVEVFQVSDGGELALGDYAYAGRVALNTALVMGAGSIGAAAVGYARRGKVDTLMTANGLLAGLVSVCSIAAVSSWTGTLVVGLVAGIQVPLVFDLLERVGIDDVCAVFPVHGSAGVLSALAYPFVDTTSTFSVSQLVSQIAGVVVLAIWAAGITLLIYGILKAIGWARVTREEEIEGLDASEHGIETYPEFGSNFVDDVTGSGRVPDGSDGTPAADGGERTDGGEVSDDV; encoded by the coding sequence ATGTTAGCGGTCCCTTTGCAGGCCGATCCGGAGATCGTCGCCGAAGGTGTCAACCTCGTCTGGGTCCTCGTGGCGACCTTCCTCGTGTTCTTCATGCACGCGGGCTTCGGCATGCTCGAGTCCGGACAGGTCCGCTCGAAGAACGTGGCCAACCAGCTCACGAAGAACGTGCTCACGTGGGGCGTCGGCGTCATCGCCTACTTCTTCGTCGGTGCCGGCGTCTCGGCGGCCGTCGCCGCACTCACCACCGGTGGGGGAATAGACGGTGCATTCAGCTACATCAACGGCGGGTCGACGGTCTGGGCGAACTGGCTGTTCGGCGCGGCGTTCTCGATGGTGGCCGCGTCCATCGTCTCGGGCGCTGTCGCCGAGCGGGCACAACTCGGCGGCTACCTCGTGTTCACGGTGTTCGTCGGGGCGCTGATCTACCCCGTTGCGACGGGGCTAACCTGGGGCGGCGGCTTCCTAGCGGAACTCGGATTTCAGGACTTCGCCGGCGCGGCGATCGTCCACATGACCGGCGGCGTCTGCGGCCTCACCGCCGCGTACGTCATCGGACCGCGGGTCGATAAGTTCGACGAGAACGGGACCGCCAACGTCATTCCCGGCCACTCCCTCCCGTACGCGATCCTCGGGACGCTTATCCTCGCGTTCGGGTGGTACGGCTTCAACGTCGGGACCGCAGTCGAGGTCTTCCAGGTCTCCGACGGCGGCGAACTGGCGCTCGGCGACTACGCCTACGCGGGCCGGGTCGCGCTCAACACGGCGCTGGTGATGGGTGCCGGTAGCATTGGTGCCGCGGCCGTCGGCTACGCCCGCCGGGGCAAGGTTGACACGCTCATGACCGCCAACGGGCTCCTCGCGGGCCTCGTCAGCGTCTGTTCCATCGCGGCGGTCTCGAGCTGGACCGGGACGCTCGTAGTCGGTCTCGTCGCCGGTATCCAGGTCCCACTGGTGTTCGACCTGCTCGAGCGCGTCGGTATCGACGACGTCTGTGCGGTCTTCCCGGTTCACGGCTCCGCCGGCGTCCTCAGCGCCCTCGCCTACCCCTTCGTCGACACAACCTCGACGTTCTCGGTCTCGCAGCTCGTCTCCCAGATCGCCGGCGTCGTCGTCCTCGCGATCTGGGCGGCCGGGATCACTCTCCTCATCTACGGGATACTGAAGGCCATCGGCTGGGCTCGTGTGACCCGCGAGGAGGAAATCGAGGGGTTGGACGCATCGGAGCACGGGATCGAAACCTACCCCGAGTTCGGGTCGAACTTCGTCGATGATGTCACCGGTTCCGGTCGCGTTCCGGACGGTTCCGACGGGACACCTGCGGCAGACGGCGGTGAGCGAACCGACGGCGGCGAGGTGAGCGACGATGTCTGA
- a CDS encoding tripartite tricarboxylate transporter substrate-binding protein: MTHRRSATRRRVLFTIGSAAVGATAGCLGNNGSEEDTIVIPWGAGGSTDTLFREFGPLWADELEISDFNYENREGAGSRQGMNYAFTQESDGSTLVGNAITAAVGGQKMYDTRYDMREFTSIGSTVGLFPAWYAEPDKYDDFSSFVEELRNPDSTPVIASTGRGSFNDIALEMTLSNLDIPTDNYRVLPTDSGSAAAQAPASPDADAAVVIMQPSLLGYLEDGLAEILLHAQDTEESSLVPEAPTIQTIDHDVPEFTAEYGVWAPPGLEEENQTTLTETMQTTVEKSEFQNWASDQGFSIINNNAEQLSESTDEMLNTLDDYVGRVDEGI, from the coding sequence ATGACACACAGGAGATCCGCTACCCGACGACGAGTCCTGTTTACAATTGGTAGTGCTGCTGTAGGTGCAACAGCTGGTTGCTTAGGAAACAATGGATCGGAAGAAGATACCATAGTAATTCCTTGGGGGGCAGGTGGCTCTACTGACACTCTTTTCCGAGAATTTGGGCCTCTTTGGGCTGATGAACTCGAAATATCCGACTTTAATTATGAGAACCGGGAAGGGGCAGGTAGTAGGCAAGGTATGAATTATGCCTTCACCCAAGAGAGTGATGGATCTACCCTTGTTGGAAATGCTATTACTGCCGCTGTCGGGGGGCAGAAAATGTATGACACGCGATATGACATGCGTGAATTCACTTCAATTGGATCGACCGTTGGATTGTTCCCAGCTTGGTATGCTGAACCCGACAAATATGATGATTTCAGCTCATTCGTTGAGGAGTTGAGAAACCCTGACTCTACGCCGGTGATTGCTTCAACTGGGAGAGGAAGTTTCAATGATATTGCACTTGAAATGACTCTCAGTAACCTTGATATCCCGACCGATAACTATCGAGTCTTGCCAACAGACTCTGGTTCAGCGGCCGCCCAAGCTCCCGCATCACCTGATGCTGATGCTGCTGTGGTCATTATGCAGCCATCATTACTTGGATATCTAGAAGATGGTCTTGCTGAAATATTACTGCACGCCCAGGATACTGAGGAAAGCAGTCTAGTACCCGAAGCACCAACTATACAGACAATAGATCATGATGTGCCTGAATTCACGGCTGAATATGGTGTCTGGGCTCCACCTGGTTTAGAAGAAGAAAACCAGACAACGCTTACAGAAACTATGCAGACTACTGTAGAAAAATCAGAGTTCCAAAATTGGGCTTCTGATCAAGGTTTCTCTATCATAAATAACAATGCTGAACAATTGTCGGAGTCAACTGACGAGATGTTAAACACTTTGGATGATTATGTGGGAAGAGTTGATGAAGGAATTTAA
- a CDS encoding TrmB family transcriptional regulator, protein METDPSMYLKELGLSEYEAHAYACLLQRGISTAQEISDGADVPQPRVYDALDDLSQKGFVDIQPGRPKKFGPVDPETAIERFCEFKQRQYDEELSRMQLLGERLADAVDDETAPTERSEICWTYSDRHRILEKLSELTTAATAEIRMITTPVSFERILNHHVEELTRKAETGTTIQAVVSEGQTIEPAVYDRAEEIMDIRRVETIEGRIYLYDNAHVLVAFAATNANGYVGVSTTSDTLYRTQSQLFDLLWENGRKTVPRPVETVQRGDDVA, encoded by the coding sequence ATGGAAACTGATCCGTCGATGTACCTCAAGGAACTCGGGTTATCTGAATACGAGGCCCACGCTTACGCGTGTCTCTTACAGCGCGGCATCTCGACCGCCCAGGAAATCTCCGACGGCGCTGACGTTCCGCAACCGCGAGTGTATGACGCGCTCGACGATCTCTCGCAGAAGGGATTCGTCGACATCCAGCCGGGCCGACCGAAGAAATTCGGTCCCGTCGACCCTGAGACTGCGATCGAGCGGTTCTGCGAGTTCAAACAGCGCCAGTACGACGAGGAACTGTCTCGAATGCAACTCCTCGGGGAACGGCTCGCGGATGCGGTCGACGACGAAACGGCGCCGACCGAGCGATCGGAGATCTGCTGGACATATTCCGATCGCCACCGCATCCTCGAGAAGCTCTCCGAACTCACGACCGCAGCGACCGCGGAGATTCGGATGATCACGACGCCGGTCAGCTTCGAGCGCATTCTCAACCACCACGTCGAGGAGCTGACGCGGAAGGCCGAGACGGGAACGACGATCCAGGCGGTCGTCTCGGAGGGCCAGACGATCGAACCCGCCGTCTACGATCGCGCCGAGGAAATCATGGATATTCGCCGTGTCGAGACCATCGAGGGAAGGATTTACCTCTACGATAACGCGCACGTATTGGTCGCGTTCGCCGCCACCAACGCCAACGGCTACGTCGGAGTCTCGACCACGAGCGATACGCTCTATCGGACCCAATCGCAACTCTTCGATCTCCTCTGGGAGAACGGGCGTAAAACGGTCCCCCGACCTGTCGAGACCGTTCAAAGGGGAGACGACGTTGCGTAA
- a CDS encoding tripartite tricarboxylate transporter permease has translation MGLLSIIPVDLLKEAGTFIFGPENLALILLITIIGIILGAIPGVGQTLALALFFPFTLTMGSERALMLLAVLYGATTYGGAISAILIRVPGSSTSMASILDGYPMTQNGESARAIGISTVASFIGAIVGLIVLMLVSPSLARFAATLASHEIFWLTVIGFATVSSIVQGSIMKSIVGLSLGVVFATVGPDPILAVPRFTFDTYYLQGGINLIVLFVGIFSIPQAIDLVNQSAISDESEMSGQLRTGISEVLSKPIKTLRGGLIGTLVGAVPGVGGTAANFLSYLTAMKTSKNSDKFGEGAPEGLIASESANNGAAMGTLVPAISLAIPGSATAAIFIGAMIAHGITPGIQAFEGSLPYIIYMSIFLGAVLFLVLGLFGGPYFAKVAKLPNDAMIVGIIVFSLAGSFAVRNNFLDIMLAISIGFIGYLMMENGYSVVTFVIGYVLSPISEGAILRALRSSGGDFTVLWSTPTSIILIILSVVILLAPFISKIILVGKGLITGEK, from the coding sequence ATGGGCCTATTAAGCATAATTCCGGTAGATCTATTAAAGGAGGCAGGTACATTCATATTTGGACCTGAGAATCTAGCTCTAATTTTATTAATTACAATAATCGGAATTATATTGGGAGCAATACCTGGGGTGGGTCAAACATTAGCACTTGCACTCTTTTTCCCTTTCACCCTAACTATGGGGTCGGAACGAGCGCTAATGCTGCTTGCAGTATTGTATGGTGCAACCACGTATGGAGGAGCGATATCTGCAATTTTAATCCGAGTACCTGGTTCATCAACATCTATGGCATCGATTTTAGATGGGTATCCTATGACACAAAACGGGGAAAGTGCAAGGGCTATTGGGATATCTACAGTAGCTTCGTTTATCGGTGCGATAGTAGGCCTGATTGTCTTGATGCTAGTGTCTCCGTCATTGGCGAGATTTGCTGCCACCCTTGCCTCTCACGAAATATTCTGGCTGACCGTGATAGGATTTGCCACTGTGTCGTCGATTGTTCAGGGATCAATAATGAAATCAATTGTAGGACTTAGTTTAGGTGTGGTGTTTGCAACTGTGGGACCAGACCCAATCCTCGCTGTACCACGTTTCACTTTTGATACTTATTATCTTCAAGGAGGCATAAATTTAATTGTCCTATTTGTAGGCATATTCTCCATCCCGCAAGCAATTGATCTGGTAAACCAGTCAGCGATATCAGATGAAAGTGAGATGTCAGGACAACTCAGAACAGGCATATCTGAAGTTCTTTCGAAGCCTATAAAGACACTTCGAGGGGGTCTAATTGGCACTCTAGTCGGTGCCGTTCCTGGCGTAGGAGGTACCGCCGCTAATTTCCTTTCATATTTAACCGCTATGAAGACATCAAAAAACTCAGATAAGTTTGGAGAGGGTGCTCCAGAGGGATTAATAGCATCCGAATCCGCTAACAATGGAGCTGCAATGGGAACACTCGTCCCAGCAATCTCACTTGCCATACCCGGAAGTGCTACAGCAGCTATTTTTATAGGAGCTATGATTGCTCATGGGATCACCCCAGGAATCCAAGCATTTGAAGGGTCACTCCCATACATCATTTACATGAGTATATTCTTAGGTGCTGTTTTATTCTTGGTCCTGGGGTTATTTGGTGGCCCCTACTTTGCAAAAGTTGCTAAACTACCAAATGATGCTATGATTGTTGGTATTATAGTGTTCTCATTGGCAGGATCCTTTGCCGTACGAAATAATTTCTTGGATATCATGTTGGCGATCAGCATCGGATTCATTGGATATTTGATGATGGAAAATGGTTACTCTGTTGTCACATTTGTGATCGGCTATGTGTTATCTCCCATCTCTGAAGGAGCAATTCTGAGAGCATTAAGATCCTCTGGGGGAGATTTCACTGTACTCTGGTCCACCCCTACCAGTATTATCCTCATTATATTATCAGTGGTAATTCTCCTGGCACCTTTCATATCTAAAATCATATTAGTGGGTAAAGGTTTGATAACGGGTGAGAAATAG
- a CDS encoding IS110 family transposase, which produces MYLGIDIHKRYAQVAVMNDAGEIAEEVRVENANFDDLAQRYAGTQAALEATSNYYHINDTLSEHLDVTVTHLQKLKQIANSDKKTDRVDARELARMVRLNSVPECYVPTDAIREARALVRGRQTLIENRTKYANKIHGLLSDHGITKDVKPLNVVGREFLQGLSLPALWDTLLESSLKIIETLSEEIREFDAEIEEYAGSLKETQLLMTIPGVSYYTALTIYAELGEMGRFDGDKEVVNYVGLNPVIRESGDSRIDGSISKWGSSRVRWLLVQAAHTAVHTSNDKYLIRFYKRLASRKNSQKAIVATTRKMLVSIYHMLDRGEVYDPPGVSA; this is translated from the coding sequence ATGTACCTCGGAATTGACATCCACAAACGGTACGCACAGGTGGCAGTAATGAACGATGCTGGTGAGATTGCCGAAGAGGTTCGCGTCGAAAACGCGAACTTCGACGATCTCGCTCAGCGGTATGCTGGTACTCAAGCCGCGCTCGAAGCGACCAGCAATTACTACCACATCAACGATACGCTATCGGAGCATTTGGACGTGACTGTTACTCATCTGCAGAAATTGAAACAGATTGCTAACTCCGACAAGAAAACCGATCGCGTTGATGCGAGAGAACTAGCGCGGATGGTCCGGTTGAACTCAGTGCCGGAATGCTATGTTCCAACCGACGCGATCAGGGAAGCCCGCGCACTTGTGCGCGGGCGACAGACGTTGATCGAAAATCGCACTAAGTACGCCAACAAGATCCATGGACTCCTCTCCGATCATGGCATCACGAAGGATGTGAAGCCACTCAACGTGGTGGGGCGAGAGTTCCTGCAGGGACTCTCGCTCCCAGCACTGTGGGACACGTTGTTGGAGTCATCTCTCAAAATAATCGAGACGCTTAGCGAAGAAATTCGAGAGTTTGATGCGGAGATTGAAGAATACGCTGGGTCTCTGAAAGAAACCCAACTCCTGATGACCATTCCTGGTGTAAGCTACTATACAGCGCTTACAATCTATGCGGAGTTAGGAGAGATGGGCCGATTCGATGGTGACAAAGAGGTTGTCAATTATGTCGGATTGAATCCCGTGATCCGCGAGTCAGGGGACTCGCGGATCGACGGAAGTATCTCGAAATGGGGATCAAGTCGGGTTCGGTGGCTGCTCGTCCAAGCAGCTCATACTGCAGTGCATACATCCAACGACAAGTATCTAATCCGCTTCTACAAGCGGCTAGCAAGCCGGAAGAACTCACAGAAAGCGATCGTGGCAACAACTCGGAAGATGTTGGTGTCGATCTACCACATGCTTGACCGAGGTGAAGTATATGATCCACCTGGCGTGAGTGCATAG
- a CDS encoding P-II family nitrogen regulator, producing the protein MSDIEMVVGYVRSDKLSAVKRALSEVGAPSLTVTNVSGRGSQPVKKSQWRGEEYTVDLHQKVKVECVVADIPTSDVIDAIADAAKTGKPGDGKIFVIPVESAYQIRTGATGTDAV; encoded by the coding sequence ATGTCTGATATCGAAATGGTCGTCGGCTATGTTCGGTCTGACAAGCTAAGTGCGGTCAAACGGGCGCTTTCCGAGGTCGGTGCGCCCTCGCTGACGGTCACGAACGTCTCGGGTCGCGGCTCGCAACCCGTGAAAAAGAGCCAGTGGCGCGGCGAAGAGTACACGGTCGATCTCCACCAGAAGGTCAAAGTCGAGTGCGTCGTGGCGGATATTCCCACGTCCGACGTCATCGATGCCATCGCCGACGCGGCGAAGACCGGCAAACCGGGCGACGGCAAGATCTTCGTGATACCGGTCGAGAGCGCGTACCAGATCCGCACCGGTGCAACCGGAACGGACGCGGTCTGA
- a CDS encoding IclR family transcriptional regulator — MSDEKRTGRRLQSVETSLRIFDLIEEMGGARTTELANQLDMAQSTVSSHLSTLNQNDYLVKEGDVYHLGLKFLEKGGYVSHRKEGYVLARDKVKELAEKTNERAQLIVEERGHGIYIWTETGSNAVQMDARIGKRKSLHASAAGKSILAHLPEPRREEILDQQGLPQKTPNTITDQDELASELESIREQGYSYNRGERESGLAAAGVPVIEPSGLVLGAFSVSGPMNRLRGEKLEQEIPQLLLGVANELELNLKY, encoded by the coding sequence ATGTCCGACGAAAAACGAACGGGCCGTCGCTTGCAGTCCGTCGAGACTTCACTGCGAATCTTTGACCTCATTGAAGAGATGGGCGGGGCAAGAACTACTGAGTTAGCAAATCAACTGGATATGGCTCAAAGCACCGTCTCGAGTCACCTGAGCACCCTGAATCAGAACGATTATCTTGTCAAGGAGGGCGACGTATACCACCTCGGGCTGAAGTTTCTTGAGAAAGGTGGCTACGTGAGCCATCGAAAAGAGGGCTATGTGTTGGCAAGAGATAAAGTCAAGGAGCTTGCAGAAAAAACGAATGAACGGGCACAGCTCATCGTTGAAGAGCGCGGTCATGGAATTTACATCTGGACCGAGACGGGTTCAAACGCCGTCCAAATGGACGCGAGAATCGGGAAGCGTAAGAGCCTCCATGCGAGTGCTGCTGGGAAGTCAATCCTCGCTCACCTTCCGGAACCACGGCGCGAGGAAATCCTTGACCAGCAGGGGCTTCCGCAGAAGACGCCGAACACGATTACTGATCAGGATGAGCTGGCGTCGGAACTGGAATCAATACGTGAGCAAGGATACAGTTATAACCGTGGTGAGAGGGAGAGTGGTTTGGCTGCGGCAGGAGTGCCAGTCATCGAACCATCTGGCCTTGTGCTGGGCGCTTTCAGCGTCTCGGGACCGATGAATCGGCTACGAGGGGAGAAACTGGAGCAGGAAATTCCACAGTTGCTACTTGGCGTTGCCAACGAACTCGAATTGAATCTGAAATATTGA
- a CDS encoding sulfite exporter TauE/SafE family protein produces the protein MEPAMLARVDLALFFGIGVLGGAHCIGMCGPVVSMYDDARTRDPSSGRLSTRAIYQHSLFNLGRTTGYAALGGLFGALGSVLYLTMETLLAVTNAIRGSVGVVLGVLIICHGIGSVVGRHGSVLHKLPIPGLSIDRLVNDASNRLGRIADGPGIVGLGLVHGLVPCPMLYAAFVYVFAVGSPTVGIAALAAFGLGTVPAVFLYGTALGSLDPIRRAQLHRVLGVAFVVLGYVLFAHGVMALGVHLPHPQLPHYLPTELQGGGHQ, from the coding sequence ATCGAACCGGCGATGCTGGCGCGCGTCGACCTCGCGCTGTTCTTCGGGATCGGCGTTCTCGGCGGCGCCCACTGTATCGGGATGTGTGGTCCAGTTGTCTCGATGTACGACGACGCGCGGACGCGCGATCCCTCAAGCGGCCGGCTCTCGACACGGGCGATATATCAACATAGTCTGTTCAACCTCGGTCGAACGACGGGCTACGCGGCACTCGGTGGGCTATTCGGAGCGCTAGGTAGCGTCCTCTATCTGACGATGGAGACACTGCTAGCAGTTACGAATGCGATCCGCGGATCGGTCGGCGTCGTCCTCGGTGTGCTCATCATCTGCCATGGAATCGGTTCCGTGGTCGGCCGGCACGGAAGCGTCCTTCACAAGCTTCCGATTCCGGGACTTTCGATCGATCGGCTTGTGAACGATGCCTCGAATCGACTCGGTCGCATCGCCGACGGGCCGGGTATCGTCGGCCTGGGTCTGGTTCACGGCCTCGTTCCGTGCCCGATGCTGTACGCGGCGTTCGTCTACGTCTTCGCCGTCGGTTCTCCCACGGTCGGCATCGCTGCGCTCGCCGCGTTCGGTCTCGGGACCGTCCCGGCGGTCTTTCTCTACGGAACCGCGCTCGGCTCACTCGATCCGATCCGAAGGGCCCAGCTGCACCGCGTCCTCGGCGTCGCGTTCGTTGTCCTCGGCTACGTGCTGTTCGCACACGGGGTAATGGCGCTCGGCGTCCATCTCCCTCACCCGCAATTGCCACATTATTTACCTACTGAGCTGCAGGGCGGAGGCCACCAGTAA
- a CDS encoding primary-amine oxidase, whose product MSKQRKPVSVDHPLDQLTAEEIETAADVFEAETDLGSEIQYHNITLEEPPKAAVREFEPGDTFDRKAAIVAREDSETYEGTVSLTENTVLEYEHLPEAQPAVMPEEIEEAREVVKNDPEWREAAAKRGVENFDLVMVDPWAASGFEPEEHEGKRLCRAISWIRTSEKDNGRARPIEGLFAFVDLDEMEVVEIEDNGVPDPDSPLPPEDADYRADRVETRDDYEHLDVVQPDGPSWEVDGNKVEWLDWEMHVDWTAREGLVFHDVKFDDGDESRRVLHRASACEMAVPYGDPDPNHSWKNAFDIGEYHVGRMANRLTEGCDCLGVMKYFDVEMNTIEGEAETLESAICMHEEDDGILWKHTDERKPHTEVRRRRRLVISFIATVYNYDYGFYWYFYPDGSIEAEVRLTGIDSNGVVPADETAEDTYGQYALVAPQVKAPIHQHFFNFRLDFDIDDSPMRAYEVHNEPTGSERNRKNAFRAKETLLERENEARQDIDPLRGRYWRIASSETENSYGRSCGYKLEPHTNVSAPMKPTSSYMERSGFIQNNFWVTPYDEDERFAAGDYPNLNDDTVGLPEWTEQDRSLVDEDLVVWYTQGVNHVPSVEDWPILPVEIASFHLKPEGFLDSNPSISLPPEPCHTEYDITSPDGDCSSGDGCSSADD is encoded by the coding sequence ATGAGTAAGCAACGAAAACCCGTATCTGTCGACCATCCACTCGATCAACTCACTGCCGAGGAAATCGAAACCGCTGCCGACGTCTTCGAGGCGGAAACGGATCTCGGCAGCGAGATCCAGTACCACAACATCACGCTCGAGGAGCCGCCCAAGGCCGCCGTTAGGGAATTCGAACCCGGAGACACGTTCGATCGAAAGGCGGCGATCGTCGCGAGGGAAGATAGCGAGACGTACGAGGGGACCGTTTCGCTAACCGAAAACACCGTCCTTGAGTACGAGCATCTGCCCGAAGCCCAGCCCGCGGTGATGCCCGAAGAGATCGAAGAGGCCCGCGAGGTCGTCAAGAACGATCCCGAATGGCGGGAGGCGGCGGCGAAACGCGGCGTCGAGAACTTCGACCTCGTCATGGTAGACCCCTGGGCGGCCAGCGGGTTCGAACCGGAGGAACACGAGGGGAAACGCCTTTGTCGAGCGATCTCGTGGATTCGAACGAGCGAGAAAGACAATGGGCGGGCGCGACCGATCGAGGGTCTGTTCGCATTTGTCGACCTCGACGAGATGGAAGTTGTCGAGATCGAGGACAACGGCGTTCCCGATCCGGACAGTCCGCTCCCGCCCGAGGACGCGGACTACCGGGCCGACAGAGTTGAAACAAGGGACGACTATGAGCACTTGGACGTCGTTCAGCCGGACGGCCCCAGCTGGGAGGTCGACGGAAACAAAGTCGAGTGGCTCGACTGGGAAATGCACGTCGACTGGACTGCCCGTGAGGGGCTCGTCTTCCACGACGTCAAATTCGACGACGGCGACGAATCGCGCCGGGTTCTCCACCGCGCGTCTGCCTGCGAGATGGCCGTGCCGTACGGCGATCCGGACCCGAACCACTCCTGGAAGAACGCCTTCGACATCGGCGAGTACCACGTCGGTCGGATGGCCAACCGGCTGACCGAAGGCTGTGACTGCCTCGGCGTTATGAAGTATTTCGACGTCGAAATGAACACCATCGAGGGTGAAGCTGAAACCCTTGAGAGCGCGATCTGTATGCACGAGGAGGACGACGGGATCCTCTGGAAACACACCGATGAGCGCAAACCCCACACCGAGGTTCGCCGCCGCCGCCGCCTCGTCATCTCGTTCATTGCGACGGTGTACAACTACGACTACGGATTCTACTGGTACTTCTACCCCGACGGGAGCATCGAAGCGGAGGTGCGACTGACCGGCATTGACTCAAACGGGGTCGTCCCGGCCGACGAGACCGCCGAAGACACGTACGGTCAGTACGCGCTCGTCGCGCCGCAGGTGAAAGCCCCCATCCACCAGCACTTCTTCAACTTCCGGCTAGACTTCGACATCGACGACAGCCCGATGCGTGCCTACGAGGTGCACAACGAACCGACGGGCAGCGAACGCAACCGGAAGAACGCCTTCCGGGCGAAGGAGACGTTACTGGAGAGAGAGAACGAGGCGCGCCAAGACATCGATCCACTCCGCGGGCGCTACTGGCGGATCGCCAGCAGCGAGACCGAAAACTCCTACGGGCGTAGCTGCGGCTACAAACTCGAGCCCCACACCAACGTCTCAGCGCCGATGAAACCGACCTCGAGTTACATGGAACGGTCGGGATTCATCCAGAACAACTTCTGGGTGACGCCGTACGACGAGGACGAGCGATTCGCGGCGGGTGACTACCCGAACCTCAACGACGATACGGTAGGACTTCCGGAATGGACGGAACAGGATCGATCTCTCGTCGACGAAGACCTCGTAGTCTGGTATACGCAGGGGGTTAATCACGTTCCGAGCGTGGAAGACTGGCCGATCCTGCCGGTCGAAATCGCGAGCTTCCACCTCAAGCCCGAGGGATTCCTCGACAGCAACCCGTCGATCTCGCTCCCGCCCGAACCGTGTCACACCGAGTACGACATCACCAGCCCTGACGGCGATTGTTCGTCCGGTGACGGCTGCTCGTCCGCCGACGACTGA